The Deinococcus metalli genome window below encodes:
- a CDS encoding serine hydrolase, translating into MAGPADHLLADLRGRGFTGHVGLRVTALDGTELAAVNADRVFPAASTIKVPLLVMALEWAQRGDLDLDARVVMQDADRVPGAGVLHDLCGGLALTWRDVLTLMIVVSDNTATNLVIGHVGVGAVNAWLDHHGHAHTRLIGKLQLPPEQRNAAQRRGERNRTTAFEQTALLGALARGDVLDAAHTALALDILARQQHRDVIGRRLPRNADGTPRYRLCSKSGELEGVHHDVGVLYTPRPLVVALLSEGGTDRREHPENRDVALLADALWPLLAALGEGDAGGPSGDI; encoded by the coding sequence GTGGCCGGACCCGCGGATCACCTGCTGGCCGATCTGCGCGGCCGGGGCTTCACGGGCCACGTGGGCCTGCGGGTCACGGCGCTGGACGGCACGGAACTCGCCGCCGTGAATGCCGACCGCGTGTTCCCGGCGGCGAGCACCATCAAGGTGCCTCTGCTGGTCATGGCGCTGGAGTGGGCGCAGCGGGGCGACCTCGACCTGGACGCCCGCGTCGTGATGCAGGACGCCGACCGCGTGCCCGGCGCGGGCGTGCTGCACGACCTGTGCGGCGGCCTGGCCCTCACGTGGCGGGACGTGCTCACGCTGATGATCGTCGTGAGCGACAACACCGCCACCAACCTCGTCATCGGGCACGTGGGAGTCGGGGCGGTGAATGCGTGGCTGGATCACCACGGCCACGCCCACACCCGGCTGATCGGCAAACTCCAGCTGCCGCCGGAGCAGCGCAACGCAGCGCAGCGGCGCGGAGAGCGCAACCGCACGACCGCCTTCGAGCAGACGGCGCTGCTGGGCGCGCTCGCGCGCGGCGACGTGCTGGACGCGGCGCACACGGCGCTGGCACTGGACATCCTGGCCCGTCAGCAGCACCGCGACGTGATCGGCCGGCGGCTGCCCAGGAACGCGGACGGCACGCCGCGCTACCGGCTGTGCTCCAAGAGTGGCGAGCTGGAGGGCGTCCACCACGACGTCGGTGTCCTCTACACGCCCCGGCCGCTGGTCGTGGCGCTGCTCTCGGAGGGCGGCACGGACCGGCGCGAGCACCCGGAGAACCGCGACGTGGCGCTGCTCGCGGACGCGCTGTGGCCCCTGCTGGCCGCCCTGGGCGAGGGGGACGCTGGCGGCCCGTCCGGGGACATTTAA
- a CDS encoding c-type cytochrome: protein MERNDAVMPWVAIVSAAIMWILLLFLFNKETAPKPVVVDPAVVANIGKEWPTVGKSVFASAGCVGCHGAQGQGVVGPKLAGDEKILKDPVYVHTIIVKGKGGMPAFEGKLKDNEIYAVANYVLNSWGNKIDPLLTPAAVAAGQSKVDPAVLKNRSRFVPEDLKLPEIFLATFIMVLLTYGVIGLYSVWAEGMELHPGIHKVRSTPLAVLGMVVTLALTVLFSVLFVHQMVVDYAGWGAREAVMPNVTAEGFYAAMIVLTLALAIGLYKKFFMDGEVLVEDASGEFPW from the coding sequence GTGGAAAGAAACGACGCTGTCATGCCGTGGGTCGCCATCGTGAGCGCGGCCATCATGTGGATTCTGCTGCTGTTTCTGTTCAACAAGGAAACCGCGCCCAAACCGGTGGTCGTCGATCCGGCGGTCGTGGCGAACATCGGCAAGGAGTGGCCGACGGTCGGCAAGTCGGTCTTCGCGTCGGCGGGCTGCGTCGGCTGTCACGGCGCTCAGGGCCAGGGTGTGGTCGGGCCGAAACTCGCCGGCGACGAGAAGATCCTCAAGGACCCGGTCTACGTGCACACCATCATCGTGAAGGGCAAGGGCGGCATGCCCGCCTTCGAGGGCAAGCTCAAGGACAACGAGATCTACGCGGTCGCAAACTACGTCCTGAACTCGTGGGGCAATAAGATCGACCCGCTGCTGACCCCCGCCGCCGTCGCGGCCGGCCAGAGCAAGGTCGATCCGGCCGTGCTGAAAAACCGCAGCCGCTTCGTGCCCGAGGATTTGAAGCTCCCGGAGATCTTCCTGGCGACGTTCATCATGGTGCTGCTCACGTACGGCGTGATCGGGCTGTACTCGGTGTGGGCCGAGGGCATGGAACTGCACCCTGGCATCCACAAGGTGCGCTCCACGCCGCTCGCGGTGCTGGGCATGGTGGTCACCCTGGCCCTGACGGTGCTGTTCAGCGTGCTGTTCGTCCACCAGATGGTCGTGGACTACGCCGGGTGGGGTGCGCGCGAGGCCGTGATGCCGAACGTGACCGCCGAGGGCTTCTACGCCGCCATGATCGTCCTGACGCTGGCCCTGGCCATTGGCCTGTACAAGAAGTTCTTCATGGACGGCGAGGTGCTGGTCGAGGACGCCAGCGGCGAATTCCCCTGGTGA
- a CDS encoding Rieske 2Fe-2S domain-containing protein: MTRYRKQDPELTRRKFINAAMGGAAAVGTLSLVSALGSAKPVFRLTPALAPPMAGDVLVHADPSRYGEPVKVSDLGLQLVRAWPQGKDKNGDPVIRDQDPTSVLAIFKYPAGQVQEPTDLNATIDGQIVAYGDRCMHAGCNVGNNDQQPGLMNCPCHSGQYDPKLGGKVIGGPPPAPLPQLPIKMDGDKIVATGFFLSRPYGYTKEEDWKAYTEQVKEVLG, from the coding sequence ATGACCCGTTACAGAAAACAGGACCCTGAACTCACCCGCCGCAAGTTCATCAACGCGGCCATGGGCGGCGCGGCGGCCGTCGGTACCCTCAGTCTGGTCAGCGCGCTGGGCAGTGCCAAGCCCGTGTTCCGCCTGACCCCGGCCCTCGCGCCGCCCATGGCGGGCGACGTGCTGGTGCACGCCGACCCCAGCCGCTACGGCGAGCCGGTCAAGGTCTCCGACCTGGGACTGCAACTCGTGCGCGCGTGGCCGCAGGGTAAGGACAAGAACGGCGACCCGGTCATCCGGGACCAGGACCCCACCAGCGTGCTGGCGATCTTCAAGTACCCGGCCGGGCAGGTCCAGGAGCCGACCGACCTGAACGCCACCATTGACGGCCAGATCGTCGCGTACGGGGACCGCTGCATGCACGCCGGATGCAACGTGGGCAACAACGACCAGCAGCCGGGCTTGATGAACTGCCCGTGCCACTCCGGCCAGTACGATCCCAAGCTGGGCGGCAAGGTCATCGGCGGTCCGCCGCCCGCGCCGCTGCCGCAGCTGCCGATCAAGATGGACGGAGACAAGATCGTCGCCACGGGCTTCTTCCTCTCCAGGCCATACGGCTACACCAAGGAAGAGGACTGGAAAGCGTACACCGAACAGGTGAAGGAGGTTCTCGGATGA
- a CDS encoding cytochrome b, translating to MNQWLDERLHISRLNDKFLRKAFPVHHSFFLGEITLFSLIVLIITGILLALSYEPSNSLVTNSFDPGTSAKPNLIPAAYHSALKINAMPFGDMLRRLHHWMANIMIAAAVIHMMRIYFTGAFKKPREINWWIGMLLLIFAGLTAVTGYILPYDNYAYQTVGVVYAITKSVPWVGDWAAQAAFAGQFPGAGIIPRIYGYHIMLLPGILLALTGAHMLIMIKQKHTQPQYAKRLAYKKIVGVPLITQQTPIMLLLALLFTGIVMLFAAFIPVHPVEVFGPPSSTPIPNIKPDWYLLWVFGALAIIPGFDLELLGGSISAEFVGAMVFPGIVIGAMFAVPMLDRSKENLYYAENPTNHPVRLAAGTAFMGFMLALSLAGYKPDLIEAGVLTTANANAILWILVFVVPALTYFATIGIVRLIRALREADERDAAVHSGQLGHSAADD from the coding sequence ATGAACCAGTGGCTGGATGAACGCCTGCACATCTCGCGCCTGAACGACAAGTTCCTGCGCAAGGCCTTTCCTGTGCACCACTCCTTCTTTCTGGGGGAGATCACGCTCTTCAGCTTGATCGTGCTGATCATCACCGGCATCCTGCTGGCGCTGTCGTATGAGCCGAGCAACTCACTGGTCACGAACTCCTTCGATCCCGGCACGTCCGCCAAGCCGAACCTGATCCCGGCGGCGTACCACTCGGCCCTCAAGATCAACGCCATGCCCTTCGGGGACATGCTGCGCCGCCTGCACCACTGGATGGCGAACATCATGATCGCGGCCGCCGTGATCCACATGATGCGCATCTACTTCACGGGCGCCTTCAAGAAGCCCCGCGAGATCAACTGGTGGATCGGCATGCTGCTGCTGATCTTCGCCGGCCTGACCGCCGTGACCGGCTACATCCTGCCGTACGACAACTACGCGTACCAGACGGTCGGCGTGGTGTACGCCATCACCAAGTCCGTGCCGTGGGTCGGTGACTGGGCCGCGCAGGCTGCCTTCGCCGGACAGTTCCCGGGCGCCGGGATCATCCCGCGCATCTACGGCTACCACATCATGCTGCTGCCGGGCATCCTGCTCGCCCTGACCGGCGCGCACATGCTGATCATGATCAAGCAGAAGCACACGCAGCCGCAGTACGCCAAGCGTCTGGCGTACAAGAAGATCGTGGGCGTGCCGCTGATCACCCAGCAGACCCCCATCATGCTGCTGCTGGCCCTGCTGTTCACCGGCATCGTGATGCTGTTCGCGGCCTTCATTCCGGTGCACCCGGTGGAGGTCTTCGGACCACCCAGCTCCACGCCGATTCCGAACATCAAGCCCGACTGGTACCTGTTGTGGGTCTTCGGCGCGCTGGCGATCATCCCCGGCTTCGACCTGGAACTCCTGGGCGGTTCGATCAGCGCCGAGTTCGTGGGCGCCATGGTCTTCCCGGGGATCGTCATCGGCGCGATGTTCGCCGTGCCGATGCTCGACCGCAGCAAGGAGAACCTGTACTACGCCGAGAACCCGACGAACCATCCGGTGCGTCTGGCGGCGGGCACCGCGTTCATGGGCTTCATGCTGGCGCTGTCGCTGGCCGGCTACAAGCCCGACCTGATCGAGGCCGGTGTCCTGACCACCGCGAACGCCAACGCCATCCTGTGGATTCTGGTGTTCGTCGTGCCGGCCCTGACGTACTTTGCGACCATCGGGATCGTCCGCCTGATCCGCGCCCTGCGTGAAGCGGATGAGCGCGACGCGGCCGTGCACTCCGGTCAGCTGGGCCACTCGGCCGCCGACGACTGA
- a CDS encoding response regulator transcription factor, producing MIRVLLVDDHALFRQGLRSLLESEGMRVIGEAANGREALRYAADTHPDVILMDIQMPELDGVKATQSILEIDPQARVIMITMYRQDRYVFEAVKAGARGYILKDADAATLLDAIKRVAAGEALLDADMAQNVLDDFRDKREELPSEKHADLNERETMILKLLAQGFSNQDIALRLDISEKTVRNRLSEIFTKLQLNNRTQAALYAIREGIANLE from the coding sequence ATGATCCGCGTGCTGCTCGTCGATGACCATGCCCTCTTCCGCCAGGGACTGCGGAGCCTGCTGGAGTCCGAGGGCATGCGCGTGATCGGTGAGGCCGCCAACGGCCGCGAGGCCCTGCGCTACGCCGCCGACACGCATCCCGACGTGATCCTGATGGACATCCAGATGCCTGAACTCGACGGCGTGAAGGCCACCCAGAGCATCCTGGAGATCGACCCGCAGGCCCGCGTGATCATGATCACCATGTACCGCCAGGACCGCTACGTGTTCGAGGCCGTCAAGGCCGGCGCGCGCGGCTACATCCTCAAGGACGCCGACGCCGCCACGCTGCTCGACGCGATCAAGCGGGTCGCGGCGGGCGAGGCGCTGCTCGACGCGGACATGGCCCAGAACGTGCTGGACGACTTCCGCGACAAGCGCGAGGAACTGCCCAGCGAGAAGCACGCCGATCTCAACGAGCGCGAGACCATGATCCTCAAGCTGCTCGCGCAGGGCTTCTCGAACCAGGACATCGCGCTGCGGCTGGACATCAGCGAGAAGACGGTGCGCAACCGCCTGTCGGAGATCTTCACCAAGCTGCAGCTGAACAACCGCACCCAGGCGGCCCTCTACGCGATCCGCGAGGGTATCGCGAACCTCGAATGA